GAAAGCCCCAGTTCCTCGTCCTACGCTCCAACTTGTGGACAAAGTGTCCCGAAGTTGTGGCCACACTCCCGGAAAAGTAGCAGGACAACGGGCAACCGTCAAGGCTGAAATGAACGGGTTTACACCCGGCCTTGACCTCCGCCCGCTGTCCCGCTGGATGGGTGGACAAGGCGGCCAATCCCTCAAAGTGCTTGGCCGCTCTCTTTCTGATTTTGAGGTATTCAGTTTTTCAAAATTGAATAATCAAAATAAATTTTTTCGATTGAAAAAATTTTATTTGTTATCATCTTCAATGCCATATTTTTTCTTTTGCCGAATCACATAATTACTGATTTTTTCATCATATAGTGGATACTGGTAATCCAACTGGCATGCCACTTCTGACGAAACCTCCCGGAACAATGCCATACATTGTTCAAAGGATTCCCACATATGGGGATAGGAATCCATATTATAAGTGGACATAAGTCGTTCCCACAATTCCTCTGGGACATATTGCTTCATAAATTTATAGTTTTTTCCCAAACTGAAATGAAATCCCTGTTTGATACCAATCAGCCAGGAAATCATGCGAAGCAATTCTTTTCGTACTATATCATTCATATGGTCAATAGCAAAAAGAATTTCTTTGCGGCATAAGCCCTTTACTACATATGTTGTAGTATTCCAAAATTCATTACAGCAATCGTCAAACATTCTTTGAGTAGGCTTCTGCAAGTGGTAGTCTATATCCGTTGGTATTGGCGGCTTTACGATACGGTTGTCTTTATCCAACAGTAACTTTACCAGTTTATCCCATGTAAAATACTCGTCTATCAGTTCCAGCGGCAGCAAAGTTAAATCTATCTTAACATCATCAGTAAACAGCATTAAATATGAAAATCCCTTTTCTACAGCTGGAAATAATTCCATATCTTCCGGCTTTTGCAGAATCAACCTTTCACCAAATATATCTAGCCATTTATCATCACTTGTGAAGCTGTCCATATCCGTAACAAAAAAAGTAATATCAAAATCC
This genomic window from Roseburia sp. 831b contains:
- a CDS encoding aminoglycoside 6-adenylyltransferase AadE, whose product is MRSEKEVYDIVLNFAKTDKRIRMVTLEGSRTNTNIPPDDFQDFDITFFVTDMDSFTSDDKWLDIFGERLILQKPEDMELFPAVEKGFSYLMLFTDDVKIDLTLLPLELIDEYFTWDKLVKLLLDKDNRIVKPPIPTDIDYHLQKPTQRMFDDCCNEFWNTTTYVVKGLCRKEILFAIDHMNDIVRKELLRMISWLIGIKQGFHFSLGKNYKFMKQYVPEELWERLMSTYNMDSYPHMWESFEQCMALFREVSSEVACQLDYQYPLYDEKISNYVIRQKKKYGIEDDNK